The Penaeus vannamei isolate JL-2024 chromosome 39, ASM4276789v1, whole genome shotgun sequence genome window below encodes:
- the LOC113820222 gene encoding uncharacterized protein yields the protein MESTTVSTASAIATTLTTKSYDYFDPTVFPGPEDDLDDIDDRWPTWVSLMPGVALLSLTLAVVWFVASRPGARRIRLCNRRVEPNSSTPLLHHCDHLQACDCEAELVRYCRCPV from the exons ATGGAATCCACAACTGTCTCCACGGCGTCGGCCATCGCAACCACACTGACCACCAAAAGCTACGACTACTTTGACCCGACGGTTTTCCCTGGCCCGGAGGACGACTTAGATGACATCGACGACCGCTGGCCCACGTGGGTCAGTCTGATGCCTGGCGTGGCGCTGCTGTCTCTCACGCTGGCCGTCGTGTGGTTTGTGGCCAGCCGGCCCGGAGCAAG ACGCATACGCCTCTGCAACCGTCGGGTCGAACCGAACTCCTCGACGCCGCTGCTGCACCACTGCGACCACCTGCAGGCCTGTGACTGCGAGGCCGAGCTGGTGAGGTACTGCAGGTGCCCCGTGTGA
- the Mmp1 gene encoding matrix metalloproteinase-14 isoform X2 has protein sequence MLIRKILGALSLVTLASSTPVPIAGTTTAMMYLARFGYLAPTATNPQSGALLSEETVTDAVKEFQAFAGLNQTGELDDETVKMMNTPRCGVKDKVGYGSDARKKRYALQGSRWRVRDLNYRITKYPRGLTKASVDREIAAAFKVWSDVTELSFTPVTSGKVHIEIRFEKGEHGDGDPFDGPGGTLAHAYFPIYGGDAHFDDTEAWTIDSYRGTNMFQVAAHEFGHSLGLSHSDVRSSLMAPFYRGYEPSFELDQDDLNGIQALYGKKTTKPTPATLRPPTIGGGGTDEGVTGKPSSVLCGDPSVDAIVTMSDQNTYVFKGSRYWRLTEKGVDSGYPKSISEDWDGLPSNIDAAFTWTNGKTYFFRGGEYWRFSDLTMDADYPKQISKGFSGIPDDIDAAFVWSGNGKIYFFKGSKYWRFDPTQRPPVKESYPKPISNWEGLPNSIDDALQYSNGYTYFFKDGNYWRFNDRRFKIDSGDPAFPRPAGYWWFGCPASGSQMDATQTGTTDPLADEAHDDTFDAVSG, from the exons ATGTACTTAGCAAGATTTGGCTACTTGGCCCCGACAGCGACCAACCCACAGTCAGGAGCGCTCTTGTCTGAAGAAACCGTCACGGATGCTGTCAAGGAATTCCAG GCCTTCGCTGGACTGAACCAAACGGGCGAGCTGGACGACGAAACAGTGAAGATGATGAATACTCCGAGATGCGGCGTCAAGGACAAGGTCGGGTACGGTTCGGACGCGCGCAAGAAGAGATACGCGCTCCAAG GCTCCAGGTGGCGCGTGCGGGATCTCAACTACAGGATCACCAAGTACCCGCGCGGCCTCACCAAAGCTTCGGTCGACAGGGAGATCGCCGCCGCTTTCAAG GTGTGGTCCGACGTGACCGAGCTGTCTTTCACGCCCGTGACGTCAGGCAAGGTGCACATCGAGATCCGCTTCGAGAAGGGCGAGCACGGCGACGGCGACCCCTTCGACGGTCCAGGGGGCACCCTCGCCCACGCCTACTTCCCGATCTACGGTGGAGACGCCCACTTCGACGACACGGAGGCTTGGACGATCGACTCCTATAGAG GTACAAACATGTTCCAAGTCGCCGCGCACGAATTCGGACACTCCCTCGGTCTGTCTCACTCCGACGTTCGCTCCTCCCTCATGGCGCCGTTCTACCGCGGCTACGAGCCCAGTTTCGAGCTGGACCAGGACGATCTGAACGGCATCCAG GCTCTGTACGGCAAGAAGACCACCAAGCCCACCCCGgccaccctccgccctcccacCATCGGCGGAGGCGGCACCGACGAGGGCGTGACCGGAAAGCCCAGCAGCGTGTTGTGCGGAGACCCCTCCGTCGACGCCATCGTCACCATGTCTGACCAGAACACTTACGTTTTCAAGG GCTCGCGTTACTGGAGACTCACAGAGAAGGGCGTGGACAGCGGGTACCCGAAGTCTATCTCTGAAGACTGGGACGGACTTCCCTCGAACATCGACGCTGCCTTTACCTGGACCAACGGCAAGACGTACTTCTTCAGG GGTGGCGAATACTGGCGCTTCTCCGACCTGACCATGGACGCCGACTACCCGAAGCAGATCAGCAAGGGCTTCTCTGGCATTCCCGACGACATTGACGCAGCTTTCGTCTGGTCAGGAAACGGAAAGATCTATTTCTTCAAG GGTTCAAAGTACTGGCGTTTTGACCCCACTCAGCGACCCCCAGTGAAGGAGAGCTACCCCAAGCCCATTTCCAACTGGGAGGGTCTGCCCAACTCTATCGACGACGCCCTTCAGTATTCCAACGGCTACACGTACTTCTTCAAG GACGGTAACTACTGGCGATTCAACGATCGGCGATTCAAGATCGACTCAGGAGACCCCGCTTTCCCGCGTCCTGCTGGCTACTGGTGGTTCGGCTGCCCCGCCTCCGGCTCCCAG ATGGACGCCACTCAAACCGGGACCACAGACCCCTTGGCCGACGAAGCCCACGATGACACTTTCGATGCTG TTTCAGGCTAA
- the Mmp1 gene encoding stromelysin-3 isoform X1, whose translation MLIRKILGALSLVTLASSTPVPIAGTTTAMMYLARFGYLAPTATNPQSGALLSEETVTDAVKEFQAFAGLNQTGELDDETVKMMNTPRCGVKDKVGYGSDARKKRYALQGSRWRVRDLNYRITKYPRGLTKASVDREIAAAFKVWSDVTELSFTPVTSGKVHIEIRFEKGEHGDGDPFDGPGGTLAHAYFPIYGGDAHFDDTEAWTIDSYRGTNMFQVAAHEFGHSLGLSHSDVRSSLMAPFYRGYEPSFELDQDDLNGIQALYGKKTTKPTPATLRPPTIGGGGTDEGVTGKPSSVLCGDPSVDAIVTMSDQNTYVFKGSRYWRLTEKGVDSGYPKSISEDWDGLPSNIDAAFTWTNGKTYFFRGGEYWRFSDLTMDADYPKQISKGFSGIPDDIDAAFVWSGNGKIYFFKGSKYWRFDPTQRPPVKESYPKPISNWEGLPNSIDDALQYSNGYTYFFKDGNYWRFNDRRFKIDSGDPAFPRPAGYWWFGCPASGSQMDATQTGTTDPLADEAHDDTFDADGSEDYIDSNNWLTPRVAGSRSVGYRLNGAPSNTLALSAALTFTLVFVLQSLRWM comes from the exons ATGTACTTAGCAAGATTTGGCTACTTGGCCCCGACAGCGACCAACCCACAGTCAGGAGCGCTCTTGTCTGAAGAAACCGTCACGGATGCTGTCAAGGAATTCCAG GCCTTCGCTGGACTGAACCAAACGGGCGAGCTGGACGACGAAACAGTGAAGATGATGAATACTCCGAGATGCGGCGTCAAGGACAAGGTCGGGTACGGTTCGGACGCGCGCAAGAAGAGATACGCGCTCCAAG GCTCCAGGTGGCGCGTGCGGGATCTCAACTACAGGATCACCAAGTACCCGCGCGGCCTCACCAAAGCTTCGGTCGACAGGGAGATCGCCGCCGCTTTCAAG GTGTGGTCCGACGTGACCGAGCTGTCTTTCACGCCCGTGACGTCAGGCAAGGTGCACATCGAGATCCGCTTCGAGAAGGGCGAGCACGGCGACGGCGACCCCTTCGACGGTCCAGGGGGCACCCTCGCCCACGCCTACTTCCCGATCTACGGTGGAGACGCCCACTTCGACGACACGGAGGCTTGGACGATCGACTCCTATAGAG GTACAAACATGTTCCAAGTCGCCGCGCACGAATTCGGACACTCCCTCGGTCTGTCTCACTCCGACGTTCGCTCCTCCCTCATGGCGCCGTTCTACCGCGGCTACGAGCCCAGTTTCGAGCTGGACCAGGACGATCTGAACGGCATCCAG GCTCTGTACGGCAAGAAGACCACCAAGCCCACCCCGgccaccctccgccctcccacCATCGGCGGAGGCGGCACCGACGAGGGCGTGACCGGAAAGCCCAGCAGCGTGTTGTGCGGAGACCCCTCCGTCGACGCCATCGTCACCATGTCTGACCAGAACACTTACGTTTTCAAGG GCTCGCGTTACTGGAGACTCACAGAGAAGGGCGTGGACAGCGGGTACCCGAAGTCTATCTCTGAAGACTGGGACGGACTTCCCTCGAACATCGACGCTGCCTTTACCTGGACCAACGGCAAGACGTACTTCTTCAGG GGTGGCGAATACTGGCGCTTCTCCGACCTGACCATGGACGCCGACTACCCGAAGCAGATCAGCAAGGGCTTCTCTGGCATTCCCGACGACATTGACGCAGCTTTCGTCTGGTCAGGAAACGGAAAGATCTATTTCTTCAAG GGTTCAAAGTACTGGCGTTTTGACCCCACTCAGCGACCCCCAGTGAAGGAGAGCTACCCCAAGCCCATTTCCAACTGGGAGGGTCTGCCCAACTCTATCGACGACGCCCTTCAGTATTCCAACGGCTACACGTACTTCTTCAAG GACGGTAACTACTGGCGATTCAACGATCGGCGATTCAAGATCGACTCAGGAGACCCCGCTTTCCCGCGTCCTGCTGGCTACTGGTGGTTCGGCTGCCCCGCCTCCGGCTCCCAG ATGGACGCCACTCAAACCGGGACCACAGACCCCTTGGCCGACGAAGCCCACGATGACACTTTCGATGCTG ACGGCTCAGAGGACTATATAGACAGCAACAATTGGCTGACCCCACGTGTCGCGGGCTCAAGGAGTGTTGGCTACAGGCTAAACGGCGCCCCCTCGAACACCTTGGCGCTCTCGGCtgcactcactttcactcttgtCTTTGTCCTTCAGTCGCTCCGCTGGATGTGA